The following proteins come from a genomic window of Triticum aestivum cultivar Chinese Spring chromosome 6A, IWGSC CS RefSeq v2.1, whole genome shotgun sequence:
- the LOC123128682 gene encoding uncharacterized protein, with the protein MAPSAAAAPSSTEADGAQRMAKFLCSFGGSILPRPLDGRLRYVGGDTRIVMLPRDISYSDLAARMRELYDDADIIKYQQPDEDLDALVSVVNDDDVVNMMEEYDKLIAAGEGFTRLRVFLFSQHLDDEAASAAVHYHGDERETERRYVDALNSLGDMRSPSSPVSVEQLFGIGGNESGIPDIAGLRHLNVPRASHNQRYAEMDSPWSPAYISPGQYGVPDPRDFPISPSSARFQVGAEDFDERIPDDFVRQSPKYRHYEAQSPPHVDNLVWLPPGAVIQQNAGFPGNLGRSSNFLDGNSLYDSRSSFQKGQGSVSDPRYMDPRWRPVQQHFDQSTMASEYSAHPAIPRPDYGRPGEHYVVGQDVRLENGVYVKEQTGGHPPMFYNESHSHDRSWHGHPNQSHQRYEDPRLNLPANGRVMDPYADSNSANSAFAPNKVYEMHSTSHSRSSHESPHYYHGSGQGEHMNDTYHNQQVVSSGSYVQTSGFEESTGQHYSHTSTYGGDTFYQMQQNLPPLQSMRRRASSPVHTGSSYESPHLPIPNGSINSNFVRNTGDVSPRIHGMPAYDRVPNPWPSPNGSIPYRIVGHDVPTVVENPSSLGSRSGPNTAQYVQPFFAPESVQQQPGAPLVEIFPERASAGPMLAPLDGKVSVAAVPLADHLSRLDINTTKKFEGADDERRTQNVTETKPSHVASDPSTLVHNVGVDLQWGKPTEHDGGAVALQQCGDISENRLNILPEFVASVKKAALEESEKPVEVQPDARPANLPVCDNDNDGKKFDENTDGDQDPDVHGSCDQHKSSGIESTPAEAEALSKGLQTIRNDDLEEIRELGSGTYGSVFHGKWRGCDVAIKRIKASCFDGRPSERERLIADFWKEAQILSSLHHPNVVSFYGVVRDGPDGSLATVTEFMVNGSLKQFLRKKDRTIDRRKRVILAMDAAFGMEYLHGKNIVHFDLKCENLLVNMRDPQRPICKIGDLGLSKVKQHTLVSGGVRGTLPWMAPELLSGKSDMVSEKIDVYSFGIVMWELLTGDDPYSDMRAAEIIGGIVNNSLRPQIPSWCDPEWKSLMEGSWAGEPAQRPSFTEISQRLRKMAAAMNVK; encoded by the exons ATGGCGCCATCTGCTGCCGCTGCACCCAGCAGCACCGAGGCTGACGGGGCACAGCGCATGGCCAAGTTCCTCTGCAGCTTCGGAGGCAGCATCCTGCCCCGCCCGCTCGACGGCCGTCTCCGCTACGTCGGGGGCGACACCAGGATCGTCATGCTGCCCCGTGACATATCCTACTCCGACCTGGCCGCGCGGATGCGGGAGCTCTATGACGATGCCGATATCATCAAGTACCAGCAGCCCGATGAGGATCTTGATGCTCTGGTCTCGGTTGTaaatgatgatgatgtggtcaaCATGATGGAGGAATATGACAAGCTCATTGCTGCTGGAGAGGGGTTCACTCGGCTCAGGGTCTTCTTATTCTCCCAGCACCTGGATGATGAGGCTGCATCAGCAGCTGTGCATTACCATGGGGACGAGCGGGAGACGGAGAGGAGGTATGTTGATGCGCTTAATAGCCTTGGTGACATGAGGTCGCCTTCATCTCCTGTGTCAGTGGAGCAGCTTTTTGGCATCGGAGGCAACGAGTCAGGAATTCCTGATATTGCTGGCCTGCGGCATTTGAATGTTCCTCGTGCCTCACATAATCAGCGGTATGCGGAGATGGATTCTCCTTGGAGCCCTGCATATATCTCTCCGGGGCAGTATGGAGTGCCCGATCCAAGGGATTTTCCCATTTCACCATCATCTGCAAGGTTTCAAGTTGGAGCAGAGGACTTTGATGAGAGGATTCCTGATGACTTTGTGAGGCAATCACCAAAATATCGGCATTACGAGGCTCAGTCACCGCCACATGTGGATAACTTGGTCTGGCTTCCACCTGGTGCTGTAATTCAGCAAAATGCTGGCTTCCCAGGGAATTTGGGCCGCTCCAGCAATTTCTTGGATGGAAACAGTCTATATGACTCCCGTTCGTCATTCCAGAAGGGTCAAGGTTCAGTGAGTGATCCTCGTTATATGGATCCCCGTTGGAGGCCAGTCCAACAACATTTTGATCAATCGACCATGGCAAGTGAGTATTCTGCTCACCCCGCTATTCCGCGTCCAGATTATGGTCGTCCTGGTGAGCATTATGTTGTAGGCCAAGATGTTAGACTGGAAAATGGTGTTTATGTCAAAGAGCAAACTGGTGGTCACCCTCCCATGTTCTACAACGAATCACATTCTCATGATAGGTCTTGGCATGGGCATCCCAACCAAAGCCATCAACGGTATGAGGATCCAAGGTTGAATCTGCCTGCTAATGGTAGAGTGATGGATCCGTACGCTGATAGCAACTCAGCTAATTCTGCATTTGCACCCAACAAAGTATATGAAATGCATTCAACATCTCACAGCCGCTCAAGCCATGAAAGTCCCCACTATTATCATGGCAGTGGCCAGGGCGAGCATATGAATGATACATATCATAACCAACAAGTTGTAAGTAGTGGCTCCTATGTCCAGACATCAGGTTTTGAAGAATCGACAGGCCAGCATTACAGCCATACTTCAACATATGGTGGTGATACCTTTTACCAAATGCAGCAGAACTTGCCGCCACTTCAATCGATGAGAAGGAGAGCAAGCAGCCCTGTTCACACAGGCTCATCATATGAATCACCACACCTGCCGATCCCAAATGGGAGCATCAACTCCAACTTTGTCAGAAACACAGGTGATGTTAGTCCAAGGATTCATGGTATGCCTGCATATGATCGAGTCCCAAACCCATGGCCTTCACCCAATGGCAGCATACCATATAGAATCGTTGGACATGATGTTCCCACTGTTGTTGAAAACCCTTCTTCCCTTGGTTCTCGGTCAGGTCCAAACACTGCTCAGTATGTTCAGCCTTTCTTTGCCCCAGAATCAGTCCAGCAGCAACCAGGAGCTCCGTTGGTAGAAATTTTTCCTGAAAGAGCATCCGCTGGACCCATGCTAGCACCGCTTGATGGTAAAGTATCTGTTGCTGCGGTACCCCTTGCTGATCATTTGTCCAGGTTGGACATTAACACGACAAAGAAATTTGAAGGAGCAGATGATGAAAGGCGCACTCAAAATGTGACTGAAACAAAACCTTCACACGTTGCGAGTGACCCTAGCACCTTGGTTCACAATGTTGGAGTTGATCTCCAATGGGGCAAACCTACAGAACATGACGGTGGGGCTGTAGCATTGCAGCAGTGTGGGGATATATCGGAGAACAGATTAAATATCCTTCCAGAGTTTGTTGCCTCTGTTAAAAAGGCCGCACTGGAAGAGTCTGAGAAGCCAGTAGAGGTTCAGCCAGATGCTCGTCCAGCAAATTTACCTGTTTGTGATAATGACAATGATGGAAAGAAGTTTGATGAG AATACTGATGGAGATCAGGACCCTGATGTGCATGGAAGCTGCGACCAGCACAAAAGTTCTGGGATCGAATCTACACCCGCTGAAGCTGAAGCTTTGTCTAAAGGATTACAG ACTATAAGAAATGATGATCTGGAGGAAATCAGAGAGCTTGGTTCGGGTACTTATGGGTCAGTCTTCCATGGTAAATGGAGGGGATGTGATGTTGCCATCAAAAGAATAAAAGCTAGTTGCTTTGACGGAAGGCCATCCGAGAGAGAGCGCTTG ATAGCGGATTTCTGGAAAGAAGCTCAGATCCTGAGCTCGCTTCATCATCCAAATGTAGTTTCATTTTATGGTGTTGTTCGTGATGGTCCTGATGGAAGCTTAGCAACTGTTACCGAGTTTATGGTCAATGGATCTCTCAAACAATTCCTGAGGAAGAAAGACAG GACAATTGATCGCCGCAAAAGGGTTATATTGGCCATGGATGCTGCATTTGGCATGGAATATTTGCATGGGAAGAATATCGTCCATTTTGATCTCAAATGTGAGAACCTACTGGTAAACATGAGAGATCCACAACGACCGATCTGCAAG ATTGGTGATCTTGGCCTATCAAAGGTGAAGCAGCATACTTTGGTGTCTGGTGGTGTTAGAGGAACCTTACCATGGATGGCACCCGAGCTTTTGAGTGGGAAAAGTGATATGGTGTCAGAGAAG ATTGATGTCTACTCATTTGGTATTGTGATGTGGGAGCTACTTACCGGGGACGACCCGTATTCTGATATGCGTGCAGCCGAAATTATTG GGGGCATCGTGAACAATTCTCTTCGTCCTCAGATCCCTTCCTGGTGCGATCCTGAATGGAAATCATTGATGGAAGGTAGCTGGGCTGGTGAACCAGCTCAAAGGCCATCCTTCACTGAAATATCTCAAAGGTTGCGGAAAATGGCCGCAGCAATGAATGTTAAATAA